One genomic window of Actinoplanes lobatus includes the following:
- a CDS encoding cold-shock protein, which translates to MAQGTVKWFNADKGFGFITVDGGGADVFVHFSAIQTSGYRTLEENQRVEFEIAQGQKGPQAEQVRPL; encoded by the coding sequence ATGGCGCAAGGAACCGTGAAGTGGTTCAACGCAGACAAGGGCTTCGGCTTCATCACCGTCGACGGCGGGGGTGCTGACGTGTTCGTCCACTTCTCGGCCATCCAGACGAGCGGCTACCGCACTCTGGAAGAGAACCAGCGGGTGGAGTTCGAGATCGCCCAGGGCCAGAAGGGCCCGCAGGCGGAGCAGGTTCGCCCGCTCTAG
- a CDS encoding DUF4235 domain-containing protein — protein sequence MAGRLRKVALKPVNVALGVAAGALAGLLFKEAWKIVSGDDDAPDAGDPDRGWGEILAAAALQGAIFAVVKAAVHRGGAIGTEKLTGTWPD from the coding sequence ATGGCGGGCAGGCTGAGGAAAGTCGCTCTCAAACCGGTGAACGTGGCGCTGGGTGTCGCGGCCGGAGCGCTGGCCGGTCTTCTCTTCAAGGAGGCCTGGAAAATAGTCTCCGGTGACGACGACGCCCCGGACGCCGGCGACCCGGATCGTGGCTGGGGCGAGATCCTCGCGGCCGCCGCGTTGCAGGGCGCGATCTTCGCGGTGGTGAAGGCGGCGGTCCACCGTGGCGGCGCGATCGGCACCGAGAAACTCACCGGAACCTGGCCCGACTAG
- a CDS encoding DUF3618 domain-containing protein, protein MSEINGSAAKPDLVALREEIRQTRSDLGETVQALAARADVKARAREQVVETTERVRSRATMMAHRIREADKRDLAYRAGSRVRANPWPAALTIAGLAAIAGIVLIVRGRR, encoded by the coding sequence ATGAGCGAAATCAACGGTTCCGCAGCGAAGCCGGATCTGGTGGCGCTACGGGAGGAGATCAGGCAGACCCGATCCGACCTCGGTGAGACGGTGCAGGCGCTGGCCGCCCGCGCGGACGTGAAGGCCCGAGCTCGCGAGCAGGTCGTGGAGACGACGGAGCGGGTGCGGTCCCGGGCGACCATGATGGCCCACCGGATCCGGGAGGCCGATAAGCGCGATCTCGCATATCGCGCCGGTTCCCGAGTACGCGCGAACCCGTGGCCGGCCGCACTGACAATCGCCGGATTAGCCGCGATAGCCGGAATCGTGCTGATCGTCCGGGGGAGGCGCTGA
- a CDS encoding phage holin family protein has translation MTRSLTEHSTAELVQRASEQLSRLVRDELTLAKAELAEKGKHAGIGAGLFGGAGVLAGYGVGALIATSVIALDLVLPLWLAALIVSVVLFAVAGVLALLGRKQINRAVPPEPLAAIESVKADVDEVKNAVKERGREIMPDPVFASEPGGAGKP, from the coding sequence ATGACCCGGTCGCTCACCGAGCACTCCACCGCGGAACTGGTTCAACGGGCCAGTGAACAGCTCAGCCGCCTGGTCCGGGACGAGCTGACACTGGCCAAGGCGGAACTGGCGGAGAAGGGCAAGCACGCCGGGATCGGCGCCGGCCTGTTCGGCGGCGCGGGTGTGCTGGCCGGGTACGGCGTGGGCGCCTTGATCGCGACCTCGGTCATCGCACTGGACCTGGTCCTGCCGCTCTGGCTGGCCGCGCTGATCGTCTCCGTGGTGCTCTTCGCGGTCGCCGGTGTGCTCGCGCTGCTGGGCCGCAAGCAGATCAACCGGGCTGTTCCGCCGGAACCTCTGGCCGCGATCGAGAGTGTCAAGGCCGATGTCGACGAAGTGAAGAACGCGGTCAAGGAGCGTGGGAGGGAGATCATGCCCGACCCTGTCTTTGCCAGTGAACCCGGAGGGGCGGGGAAGCCATGA
- a CDS encoding mechanosensitive ion channel family protein yields MTSERTVLLAVMGAAAVALLLVEIAHRVMVRLGRKSPLAADLARKLHRPLLITVTLLTVQQSVRIWAGDFPGRSGVMHVLVLFCIGAIAWLVGATLLVLEDMALARWRTDVPDNRKRRRIKTQVVMLRRVTVAGIVVLTIGIMLMTFPDVRALGASLLASAGVISVVAALAAQSTLGNMFAGLQLAFSDAIRVDDVVVVEQEWGRIEEITLTYVVVQIWDDRRLIMPTSYFTTKPFQNWTRTGSAVLGTAEIDVDWAIPVESVRGALQRVCKGSDLWDGRVCVLQVTEAIDGRVRLRALVSANDAAALWDLRCLVRERLVGWIWQHQREALPRVRAEVESVAPEPTWVGSHSGPGPSSDAARVFSGGLDGDIRGLVFGGPVPVAPERKY; encoded by the coding sequence GTGACCAGTGAGAGGACCGTCCTATTGGCCGTCATGGGGGCGGCGGCCGTGGCGCTCCTGCTCGTCGAGATCGCGCACCGGGTGATGGTGCGGCTCGGCCGGAAGTCCCCGCTCGCCGCCGATCTGGCGCGGAAGCTGCACCGGCCGTTACTGATCACCGTTACGCTGCTGACGGTGCAGCAGTCGGTCCGGATCTGGGCCGGCGACTTCCCCGGCCGCTCCGGCGTGATGCACGTGCTCGTGCTGTTCTGCATCGGCGCGATCGCCTGGCTGGTCGGCGCCACGCTGCTGGTGCTGGAGGACATGGCGCTGGCCCGATGGCGCACCGACGTGCCGGACAACCGCAAGCGCCGGCGGATCAAGACCCAGGTGGTGATGCTGCGCCGGGTGACCGTGGCCGGCATCGTGGTGCTGACCATCGGCATCATGCTGATGACCTTCCCGGACGTCCGGGCGCTCGGCGCCAGCCTGCTGGCCTCGGCCGGGGTGATCAGCGTGGTGGCGGCGCTGGCGGCGCAGAGCACCCTGGGCAACATGTTCGCCGGCCTGCAACTGGCGTTCAGCGACGCGATCCGGGTCGACGACGTGGTCGTGGTGGAGCAGGAGTGGGGCCGGATCGAGGAGATCACCCTCACCTACGTGGTGGTGCAGATCTGGGACGACCGCCGGCTGATCATGCCCACCTCGTACTTCACCACCAAACCGTTCCAGAACTGGACGCGTACCGGGTCGGCGGTGCTCGGCACGGCCGAGATCGACGTGGACTGGGCCATCCCCGTCGAGTCGGTCCGGGGCGCGTTGCAGCGGGTCTGCAAGGGCAGCGACCTGTGGGACGGCCGGGTTTGCGTGCTCCAGGTGACCGAGGCGATCGACGGCCGGGTCCGGCTGCGCGCGCTGGTCAGCGCCAATGACGCGGCCGCTCTCTGGGACCTGCGCTGTCTGGTCCGGGAGCGGCTGGTCGGCTGGATCTGGCAGCATCAGCGGGAGGCGCTGCCGCGGGTGCGCGCCGAGGTGGAGTCGGTGGCGCCCGAGCCCACCTGGGTGGGCAGTCACTCCGGTCCGGGCCCGTCGTCCGACGCGGCCCGGGTGTTCAGCGGTGGGCTGGACGGCGACATCCGCGGGTTGGTGTTCGGCGGGCCGGTGCCGGTTGCTCCGGAGCGGAAGTATTGA
- a CDS encoding DUF1206 domain-containing protein: MSSTASNVKHTASRAAESKPLEFLARGGFIGYGVIHLLFAWIALQVALGGGSGQDSDQSGALQAIAGQSFGKTLLIVIAVGLAAMAIWQAFEATVGESGPRDRTAMAERVLSGVRAVLYAYLAWMAVKIVQGANASMGDNYQSRSAGLMSADGGRWLVALAGLVVLGVGAGMAIYGYKRKFVKHLNTQQMPAGTRQPIIRLGVAGYMAKGTAYAIAGLLFVTAAVNYDPDKARGLDAALKTLAGYSWGVWLLALIAAGIAAFGVYCVAQARYRKI; this comes from the coding sequence ATGTCCTCCACAGCCTCGAACGTCAAACACACCGCGTCACGGGCCGCCGAGAGCAAGCCCCTGGAGTTCCTGGCCCGGGGCGGCTTCATCGGGTACGGCGTCATCCACCTGCTGTTCGCGTGGATCGCGTTGCAGGTGGCCCTCGGTGGCGGCTCCGGTCAGGACAGCGACCAGTCCGGAGCCCTCCAGGCCATCGCCGGGCAGTCGTTCGGCAAGACGCTGCTGATCGTCATCGCCGTCGGCCTGGCCGCCATGGCGATCTGGCAGGCCTTCGAGGCGACCGTCGGTGAGAGCGGCCCGCGGGATCGCACCGCGATGGCCGAGCGGGTGCTCTCCGGCGTTCGGGCCGTCCTGTACGCGTACCTCGCCTGGATGGCCGTCAAGATCGTGCAGGGCGCGAACGCCTCGATGGGTGACAACTACCAGAGCCGGAGCGCCGGGCTGATGTCCGCCGACGGCGGCCGCTGGCTGGTCGCGCTGGCCGGGCTGGTGGTCCTCGGCGTCGGCGCCGGCATGGCGATCTACGGCTACAAGCGCAAGTTCGTGAAGCACCTCAACACCCAGCAGATGCCGGCCGGCACCCGCCAGCCGATCATCCGCCTCGGCGTCGCCGGCTACATGGCCAAGGGTACGGCGTACGCGATCGCCGGTCTGCTCTTCGTCACCGCCGCCGTCAACTACGACCCGGACAAGGCCCGTGGCCTGGACGCGGCGCTCAAGACGCTGGCTGGGTACTCCTGGGGTGTGTGGCTGCTGGCCCTGATCGCCGCTGGCATCGCGGCCTTCGGCGTCTACTGCGTGGCGCAGGCACGCTACCGAAAAATCTGA